The DNA sequence AGCCAGCGGGGCATCGCCCGCTCCTTCCCGTCATCGTTGGTTCGGGGCATGACCCGTCCTCGGTGGTGGGTTCGATTGGAAAACGCTCCGGGGGACCCCCCGGGTTCCCGGACGGGGTTAATGATAGCACACGGACGGGGCCCTTTGACACGCCCCACCCCCGGTGCTATACTGCCGAGGATGCTTCACCGTCTCGCGACGGACCCGCTCATGAGCCCCGGCGAACACGTCTGCCCGAATCATCCCGCGAGCACGGTCGTCGGGGTCTGCATGAACTGCGGCCGCCTGGTCTGCTCCGAATGCCGGACCCGGGTGGACGGACGCAACGTCTGTCCCGAGTGCGCGGCCGAGCTGGAGGCGCGCGCGGGGCGGTGGAAGTCGGTGAGTCGGATCGCCGTCCTGGCCCTGGTGGGGCTCGCGTTGGGGTACTGGCTGACCCGCCCCGGGGAGCTCCCGCCCGAGGTCCAACGCCTGGAGGAGGTTTCGGGGGCCGTCGAGCGCTTCCACTCCGACGTGGGCCGCTGGCCGGCGGGGTTGGGGGAGCTGGTAAATAAACCCGCGGGCGAGGGGGGAGAGGACGAAACGGGGGAAGAGGGCGAAACGGGGGAAGAGGGCGCGACGGGGGGAGAGGGCGCGACGGGGGAGGGCGAGACGGGTGGGGAGGCGACCGGCTGGACCGGTCCCTACCTGGGCGACGAGCGTTTTTTAAAAGATGGCCGACCCACCGATGTCCACGGACACCCCCTGGAGTACGGCGCGGACGAGCGCGGAGTCTGGCTCGCCACCGCCGGCGAGGACGGGGAGTGGCAGACCGACCTCGCCGCGATAGGCCCGGAAGAGGACCCCGGCGGCGACGACCTGCTCCTGTGGGTTTATGTTGAGGAAGGCGCGTCGGATTAGTACAATACCCCTGAACCCCGGTGCCGGTGATTTAACGCAGTTCAACCGGTCCCGAGCGGTATGTAACTTAGGCGACGGGCAACCCCGCCTCCGGTAACGACATCCGCACGCCAGGGCACGTTTCAGGTCCCCCACACGGGGAGGAGTTTGCCGAGCCCGACTTGTCGTCCATGACGGCGGAACTTATCAGGTGTTATAAATCTCCCATACTGGGAGGAGCTTGACGGGCCCGCTCGGGTCATTCTCCACGGCGGAACGTTCCGGGCGTTAAAATCTCCCACGCAGGGAGGAGTTTGATGGAGTTCAGCTGTTCCCGAGGCATCCTCTTCGACACCCTGGCTATGGTGGCCGGCGTGGTCAAGAAGAACCCGCCTCTCCCGGTGCTCTCCAACGTGCTCTTGAAGGCCGACGCCGAGGAGGGGCGCCTCTACCTCACCGCCACCGACCTCGAGGTGGGGGTGAGCTGTAAAATCTCCGCCCAGGTCTCCGCCGGCGGCGAGTTGACCCTCCCCGCGCGCAAGCTCACCGACATCCTGCGCGAGCTCCCCGAGGCCCAGGTGACCCTCGCCACC is a window from the bacterium genome containing:
- a CDS encoding B-box zinc finger protein, which translates into the protein MSPGEHVCPNHPASTVVGVCMNCGRLVCSECRTRVDGRNVCPECAAELEARAGRWKSVSRIAVLALVGLALGYWLTRPGELPPEVQRLEEVSGAVERFHSDVGRWPAGLGELVNKPAGEGGEDETGEEGETGEEGATGGEGATGEGETGGEATGWTGPYLGDERFLKDGRPTDVHGHPLEYGADERGVWLATAGEDGEWQTDLAAIGPEEDPGGDDLLLWVYVEEGASD